In one window of Gossypium arboreum isolate Shixiya-1 chromosome 4, ASM2569848v2, whole genome shotgun sequence DNA:
- the LOC108460154 gene encoding golgin candidate 6 isoform X4: MGFPVLMGVLKEERDDVEMVRGALETLVSALTPIDHAKGPTNEVQPALMNTDLLSRESESISLLLSLLSEEDFYVRLQEAILSIPRGITRLMDMLMDREVIRNEALLLLTYLTREAEEIQKIVVFEGAFEKIFSIMKEEGGSDGGVVVQDCLELLNNLLRSNASNQVLLRETIGFDPLISILKLRGSSYSFTQQKTINLLSALETINLLMMGGSEADPQKDSNKITNKTVLAQKKLLDHLLMLGVESQWAPIALRCSALRCIGDLVAGHSKNLDALSSKVLGEERQVEPALNSILRIILRTSSMQEFIAADHVFKNFCEKNTDGQAMLASTLIPHPNSMTDASLEEDVNMSFGSMLLHGLALSESDGDLETCCRAASVITHILKDNSQCKEKVLQIELEAPMPSLGAPELLLHRIVRYLAVASSMKNKDGQPGYSYVQPIILKLLITWLADCPNAVQCFLDSRPHLTYLLELVSSTSSTVCVRGLAAVLLGECVIYNKSSENGKDGFTIADAISQKIGLTSYFLKFDEMQRSFIFSSVKPAQSHKPLTRSTTASMAEIEDDENDLTDQKNEDHPILTSVFDAQFVNFVKGLEVNIREKMVDVYSRPKSDVAVVPAELEQKGGESDKEYIKRLKAFVETQCSEIQKLLGRNATLAEDLARTGHSHPELMAGSGSDRVQIETLRRDLQEASQRVEMLKAEKAKIESEALMYQNLAGKLESDLKSLSDAYNSLEQTNIHLEKEAKTLKSGGTSTSPDIGAIKAEAREEAQKESEAELNDLLVCLGQEQSKVEKLSARLSELGEDVDKLLEGIGDDMALPEDEDEED; the protein is encoded by the exons ATGG GTTTTCCTGTACTCATGGGTGTCTTAAAGGAAGAACGAGATGATGTTGAAATG GTTCGTGGTGCCCTTGAAACTCTTGTTAGTGCTTTGACACCTATTGATCATGCAAAAGGGCCTACAAATGAGGTTCAGCCAGCTTTAATGAATACTGATTTGCTTTCCCGAGAATCAGAGAGCATTTCTCTCCTACTAAGTTTGCTG TCTGAGGAGGATTTCTATGTGCG GTTACAGGAAGCCATTCTGTCTATTCCTCGTGGTATTACTCGACTTATGGATATGCTGATGGACCGTGAG GTTATACGTAATGAAGCCTTACTGCTTCTTACATACTTGACTCGTGAAGCTGAG GAGATTCAAAAGATTGTAGTCTTCGAAGGTGCATTTGAAAAAATTTTTAGTATCATGAAGGAGGAGGGAGGTTCTGATGGGGGTGTGGTTGTGCAG GATTGTCTTGAGTTGCTGAACAACCTTCTTCGCAGTAATGCCTCAAATCAG GTGCTACTAAGGGAGACTATAGGTTTTGATCCCTTAATATCAATCTTGAAACTAAGAGGAAGTTCCTACAGTTTTACTCAACAGAAG ACAATTAATTTACTCAGTGCGTTGGAAACTATTAATTTGTTGATGATGGGAGGCTCGGAAGCAGATCCTCAAAAAGATTCAAACAAGATCACTAATAAAACAGTCCTAGCTCAG AAGAAGTTATTGGACCATCTACTAATGCTGGGTGTTGAAAGCCAATGGGCTCCAATTGCTCTGCGCTGTTCG GCACTAAGGTGCATTGGTGATTTGGTTGCTGGGCATTCCAAGAATCTGGATGCCCTCTCCAGCAAAGTTCTTGGTGAGGAGCGACAAGTAGAACCTGCTTTGAATTCTATTCTCCGAATTATTCTGCGAACATCTAGTATGCAAGAGTTTATTGCAGCAGACCATGTTTTTAAGAACTTCTGTGAG AAAAACACGGATGGGCAAGCAATGTTAGCGTCCAcattaattccacatccaaattcaATGACTGATGCTTCTCTTGAGGAGGATGTGAACATGTCATTTGGAAG CATGCTTTTACATGGTCTTGCATTGAGTGAAAGCGATGGTGATCTGGAG ACTTGTTGCAGGGCTGCTAGTGTTATTACTCATATTCTTAAGGACAATAGTCAGTGTAAGGAAAAG GTTCTACAGATTGAGCTTGAAGCGCCAATGCCATCCTTAGGGGCTCCAGAGCTACTATTGCACCGAATTGTTAGGTACTTGGCAGTTGCATCTtcaatgaaaaataaagatgggCAGCCAGGTTACTCGTATGTTCAACCAATTATCTTGAAACTGCTCATCACTTGGCTAGCAGATTGCCCAAATGCAGTGCAATGCTTCTTAGATTCACGGCCCCACTTAACGTATCTGCTGGAGTTGGTGTCAAGTACATCATCAACTGTGTGCGTTAGGGGGTTGGCTGCAGTTCTCTTGGGAGAATGTGTGATTTACAATAAATCTAGTGAAAATGGAAAGGATGGTTTTACCATAGCTGATGCCATAAGCCAGAAAATTGGGCTTACATCCTACTTTCTGAAGTTTGATGAGATGCAGAGAAGCTTCATTTTCTCTTCAGTGAAGCCAGCTCAGTCCCATAAACCATTGACAAGATCAACTACTGCTAGTATGGCAGAGATTGAAGATGATGAGAATGATTTGACAGATCAAAAGAATGAAGATCATCCAATCCTCACATCGGTATTTGATGCTCAGTTCGTTAATTTTGTGAAAGGTTTGGAAGTTAATATTAGAGAGAAAATGGTAGATGTTTATAGTCGCCCTAAGAGTGATGTGGCAGTTGTGCCAGCCGAACTGGAACAAAAGGGTGGAGAAAGTGATAAGGAGTATATCAAGCGGCTAAAAGCATTCGTGGAGACACAGTGCTCTGAGATACAG aaacttcttggccgaaatgccACTTTGGCTGAGGATTTGGCAAGGACAGGTCATTCCCATCCTGAGCTTATGGCAGGCAGTGGCTCAGATAGAGTTCAGATAGAAACGCTTCGTAGAGATCTTCAGGAAGCATCTCAACGGGTAGAGATGCTGAAGGCAGAAAAAGCTAAGATTGAATCAGAGGCATTAATGTACCAGAATTTGGCAGGGAAGCTGGAGTCTGATCTCAAGAGTCTTTCAGATGCTTACAATAGTCTTGAACAGACCAATATCCACCTAGAAAAAGAGGCGAAAACTTTGAAGAGTGGAGGGACATCAACATCTCCCGATATCGGGGCAATAAAAGCTGAAGCTAGGGAAGAAGCCCAGAAGGAAAGCGAAGCAGAGCTGAATGATTTACTCGTGTGCCTCGGACAAGAGCAGAGCAAGGTGGAAAAGTTGAGTGCAAGGTTATCTGAATTAGGCGAGGATGTAGACAAACTGCTCGAAGGTATTGGAGACGATATGGCGCTTCCTGAAGATGAAGACGAAGAAGATTGA
- the LOC108460154 gene encoding golgin candidate 6 isoform X3 gives MGFPVLMGVLKEERDDVEMVRGALETLVSALTPIDHAKGPTNEVQPALMNTDLLSRESESISLLLSLLSEEDFYVRYYTLQILTALLTNSPNRLQEAILSIPRGITRLMDMLMDREVIRNEALLLLTYLTREAEEIQKIVVFEGAFEKIFSIMKEEGGSDGGVVVQDCLELLNNLLRSNASNQVLLRETIGFDPLISILKLRGSSYSFTQQKTINLLSALETINLLMMGGSEADPQKDSNKITNKTVLAQKKLLDHLLMLGVESQWAPIALRCSALRCIGDLVAGHSKNLDALSSKVLGEERQVEPALNSILRIILRTSSMQEFIAADHVFKNFCEKNTDGQAMLASTLIPHPNSMTDASLEEDVNMSFGSMLLHGLALSESDGDLETCCRAASVITHILKDNSQCKEKVLQIELEAPMPSLGAPELLLHRIVRYLAVASSMKNKDGQPGYSYVQPIILKLLITWLADCPNAVQCFLDSRPHLTYLLELVSSTSSTVCVRGLAAVLLGECVIYNKSSENGKDGFTIADAISQKIGLTSYFLKFDEMQRSFIFSSVKPAQSHKPLTRSTTASMAEIEDDENDLTDQKNEDHPILTSVFDAQFVNFVKGLEVNIREKMVDVYSRPKSDVAVVPAELEQKGGESDKEYIKRLKAFVETQCSEIQKLLGRNATLAEDLARTGHSHPELMAGSGSDRVQIETLRRDLQEASQRVEMLKAEKAKIESEALMYQNLAGKLESDLKSLSDAYNSLEQTNIHLEKEAKTLKSGGTSTSPDIGAIKAEAREEAQKESEAELNDLLVCLGQEQSKVEKLSARLSELGEDVDKLLEGIGDDMALPEDEDEED, from the exons ATGG GTTTTCCTGTACTCATGGGTGTCTTAAAGGAAGAACGAGATGATGTTGAAATG GTTCGTGGTGCCCTTGAAACTCTTGTTAGTGCTTTGACACCTATTGATCATGCAAAAGGGCCTACAAATGAGGTTCAGCCAGCTTTAATGAATACTGATTTGCTTTCCCGAGAATCAGAGAGCATTTCTCTCCTACTAAGTTTGCTG TCTGAGGAGGATTTCTATGTGCGGTATTACACTCTTCAAATTTTAACAGCCCTTCTCACTAATTCTCCAAATAG GTTACAGGAAGCCATTCTGTCTATTCCTCGTGGTATTACTCGACTTATGGATATGCTGATGGACCGTGAG GTTATACGTAATGAAGCCTTACTGCTTCTTACATACTTGACTCGTGAAGCTGAG GAGATTCAAAAGATTGTAGTCTTCGAAGGTGCATTTGAAAAAATTTTTAGTATCATGAAGGAGGAGGGAGGTTCTGATGGGGGTGTGGTTGTGCAG GATTGTCTTGAGTTGCTGAACAACCTTCTTCGCAGTAATGCCTCAAATCAG GTGCTACTAAGGGAGACTATAGGTTTTGATCCCTTAATATCAATCTTGAAACTAAGAGGAAGTTCCTACAGTTTTACTCAACAGAAG ACAATTAATTTACTCAGTGCGTTGGAAACTATTAATTTGTTGATGATGGGAGGCTCGGAAGCAGATCCTCAAAAAGATTCAAACAAGATCACTAATAAAACAGTCCTAGCTCAG AAGAAGTTATTGGACCATCTACTAATGCTGGGTGTTGAAAGCCAATGGGCTCCAATTGCTCTGCGCTGTTCG GCACTAAGGTGCATTGGTGATTTGGTTGCTGGGCATTCCAAGAATCTGGATGCCCTCTCCAGCAAAGTTCTTGGTGAGGAGCGACAAGTAGAACCTGCTTTGAATTCTATTCTCCGAATTATTCTGCGAACATCTAGTATGCAAGAGTTTATTGCAGCAGACCATGTTTTTAAGAACTTCTGTGAG AAAAACACGGATGGGCAAGCAATGTTAGCGTCCAcattaattccacatccaaattcaATGACTGATGCTTCTCTTGAGGAGGATGTGAACATGTCATTTGGAAG CATGCTTTTACATGGTCTTGCATTGAGTGAAAGCGATGGTGATCTGGAG ACTTGTTGCAGGGCTGCTAGTGTTATTACTCATATTCTTAAGGACAATAGTCAGTGTAAGGAAAAG GTTCTACAGATTGAGCTTGAAGCGCCAATGCCATCCTTAGGGGCTCCAGAGCTACTATTGCACCGAATTGTTAGGTACTTGGCAGTTGCATCTtcaatgaaaaataaagatgggCAGCCAGGTTACTCGTATGTTCAACCAATTATCTTGAAACTGCTCATCACTTGGCTAGCAGATTGCCCAAATGCAGTGCAATGCTTCTTAGATTCACGGCCCCACTTAACGTATCTGCTGGAGTTGGTGTCAAGTACATCATCAACTGTGTGCGTTAGGGGGTTGGCTGCAGTTCTCTTGGGAGAATGTGTGATTTACAATAAATCTAGTGAAAATGGAAAGGATGGTTTTACCATAGCTGATGCCATAAGCCAGAAAATTGGGCTTACATCCTACTTTCTGAAGTTTGATGAGATGCAGAGAAGCTTCATTTTCTCTTCAGTGAAGCCAGCTCAGTCCCATAAACCATTGACAAGATCAACTACTGCTAGTATGGCAGAGATTGAAGATGATGAGAATGATTTGACAGATCAAAAGAATGAAGATCATCCAATCCTCACATCGGTATTTGATGCTCAGTTCGTTAATTTTGTGAAAGGTTTGGAAGTTAATATTAGAGAGAAAATGGTAGATGTTTATAGTCGCCCTAAGAGTGATGTGGCAGTTGTGCCAGCCGAACTGGAACAAAAGGGTGGAGAAAGTGATAAGGAGTATATCAAGCGGCTAAAAGCATTCGTGGAGACACAGTGCTCTGAGATACAG aaacttcttggccgaaatgccACTTTGGCTGAGGATTTGGCAAGGACAGGTCATTCCCATCCTGAGCTTATGGCAGGCAGTGGCTCAGATAGAGTTCAGATAGAAACGCTTCGTAGAGATCTTCAGGAAGCATCTCAACGGGTAGAGATGCTGAAGGCAGAAAAAGCTAAGATTGAATCAGAGGCATTAATGTACCAGAATTTGGCAGGGAAGCTGGAGTCTGATCTCAAGAGTCTTTCAGATGCTTACAATAGTCTTGAACAGACCAATATCCACCTAGAAAAAGAGGCGAAAACTTTGAAGAGTGGAGGGACATCAACATCTCCCGATATCGGGGCAATAAAAGCTGAAGCTAGGGAAGAAGCCCAGAAGGAAAGCGAAGCAGAGCTGAATGATTTACTCGTGTGCCTCGGACAAGAGCAGAGCAAGGTGGAAAAGTTGAGTGCAAGGTTATCTGAATTAGGCGAGGATGTAGACAAACTGCTCGAAGGTATTGGAGACGATATGGCGCTTCCTGAAGATGAAGACGAAGAAGATTGA
- the LOC108460154 gene encoding golgin candidate 6 isoform X1, producing MDLASRYKGVVGFVFGNENSNSSEDSYVERLLDRISNGVLAEDRRHAIAELQTIVAESRAGQLAFGAMGFPVLMGVLKEERDDVEMVRGALETLVSALTPIDHAKGPTNEVQPALMNTDLLSRESESISLLLSLLSEEDFYVRYYTLQILTALLTNSPNRLQEAILSIPRGITRLMDMLMDREVIRNEALLLLTYLTREAEEIQKIVVFEGAFEKIFSIMKEEGGSDGGVVVQDCLELLNNLLRSNASNQVLLRETIGFDPLISILKLRGSSYSFTQQKTINLLSALETINLLMMGGSEADPQKDSNKITNKTVLAQKKLLDHLLMLGVESQWAPIALRCSALRCIGDLVAGHSKNLDALSSKVLGEERQVEPALNSILRIILRTSSMQEFIAADHVFKNFCEKNTDGQAMLASTLIPHPNSMTDASLEEDVNMSFGSMLLHGLALSESDGDLETCCRAASVITHILKDNSQCKEKVLQIELEAPMPSLGAPELLLHRIVRYLAVASSMKNKDGQPGYSYVQPIILKLLITWLADCPNAVQCFLDSRPHLTYLLELVSSTSSTVCVRGLAAVLLGECVIYNKSSENGKDGFTIADAISQKIGLTSYFLKFDEMQRSFIFSSVKPAQSHKPLTRSTTASMAEIEDDENDLTDQKNEDHPILTSVFDAQFVNFVKGLEVNIREKMVDVYSRPKSDVAVVPAELEQKGGESDKEYIKRLKAFVETQCSEIQKLLGRNATLAEDLARTGHSHPELMAGSGSDRVQIETLRRDLQEASQRVEMLKAEKAKIESEALMYQNLAGKLESDLKSLSDAYNSLEQTNIHLEKEAKTLKSGGTSTSPDIGAIKAEAREEAQKESEAELNDLLVCLGQEQSKVEKLSARLSELGEDVDKLLEGIGDDMALPEDEDEED from the exons ATGGATTTGGCGTCTCGTTACAAG GGGGTTGTTGGGTTTGTTTTTGGCAATGAGAACTCTAATTCCAGTGAGGATAG TTATGTTGAACGGTTGCTCGACCGTATAAGCAATGGTGTCCTTGCGGAGGACCGGAGGCATGCTATTGCAGAGCTTCAGACCATTGTGGCTGAAAGCCGTGCTGGGCAGCTAGCTTTTGGAGCTATGG GTTTTCCTGTACTCATGGGTGTCTTAAAGGAAGAACGAGATGATGTTGAAATG GTTCGTGGTGCCCTTGAAACTCTTGTTAGTGCTTTGACACCTATTGATCATGCAAAAGGGCCTACAAATGAGGTTCAGCCAGCTTTAATGAATACTGATTTGCTTTCCCGAGAATCAGAGAGCATTTCTCTCCTACTAAGTTTGCTG TCTGAGGAGGATTTCTATGTGCGGTATTACACTCTTCAAATTTTAACAGCCCTTCTCACTAATTCTCCAAATAG GTTACAGGAAGCCATTCTGTCTATTCCTCGTGGTATTACTCGACTTATGGATATGCTGATGGACCGTGAG GTTATACGTAATGAAGCCTTACTGCTTCTTACATACTTGACTCGTGAAGCTGAG GAGATTCAAAAGATTGTAGTCTTCGAAGGTGCATTTGAAAAAATTTTTAGTATCATGAAGGAGGAGGGAGGTTCTGATGGGGGTGTGGTTGTGCAG GATTGTCTTGAGTTGCTGAACAACCTTCTTCGCAGTAATGCCTCAAATCAG GTGCTACTAAGGGAGACTATAGGTTTTGATCCCTTAATATCAATCTTGAAACTAAGAGGAAGTTCCTACAGTTTTACTCAACAGAAG ACAATTAATTTACTCAGTGCGTTGGAAACTATTAATTTGTTGATGATGGGAGGCTCGGAAGCAGATCCTCAAAAAGATTCAAACAAGATCACTAATAAAACAGTCCTAGCTCAG AAGAAGTTATTGGACCATCTACTAATGCTGGGTGTTGAAAGCCAATGGGCTCCAATTGCTCTGCGCTGTTCG GCACTAAGGTGCATTGGTGATTTGGTTGCTGGGCATTCCAAGAATCTGGATGCCCTCTCCAGCAAAGTTCTTGGTGAGGAGCGACAAGTAGAACCTGCTTTGAATTCTATTCTCCGAATTATTCTGCGAACATCTAGTATGCAAGAGTTTATTGCAGCAGACCATGTTTTTAAGAACTTCTGTGAG AAAAACACGGATGGGCAAGCAATGTTAGCGTCCAcattaattccacatccaaattcaATGACTGATGCTTCTCTTGAGGAGGATGTGAACATGTCATTTGGAAG CATGCTTTTACATGGTCTTGCATTGAGTGAAAGCGATGGTGATCTGGAG ACTTGTTGCAGGGCTGCTAGTGTTATTACTCATATTCTTAAGGACAATAGTCAGTGTAAGGAAAAG GTTCTACAGATTGAGCTTGAAGCGCCAATGCCATCCTTAGGGGCTCCAGAGCTACTATTGCACCGAATTGTTAGGTACTTGGCAGTTGCATCTtcaatgaaaaataaagatgggCAGCCAGGTTACTCGTATGTTCAACCAATTATCTTGAAACTGCTCATCACTTGGCTAGCAGATTGCCCAAATGCAGTGCAATGCTTCTTAGATTCACGGCCCCACTTAACGTATCTGCTGGAGTTGGTGTCAAGTACATCATCAACTGTGTGCGTTAGGGGGTTGGCTGCAGTTCTCTTGGGAGAATGTGTGATTTACAATAAATCTAGTGAAAATGGAAAGGATGGTTTTACCATAGCTGATGCCATAAGCCAGAAAATTGGGCTTACATCCTACTTTCTGAAGTTTGATGAGATGCAGAGAAGCTTCATTTTCTCTTCAGTGAAGCCAGCTCAGTCCCATAAACCATTGACAAGATCAACTACTGCTAGTATGGCAGAGATTGAAGATGATGAGAATGATTTGACAGATCAAAAGAATGAAGATCATCCAATCCTCACATCGGTATTTGATGCTCAGTTCGTTAATTTTGTGAAAGGTTTGGAAGTTAATATTAGAGAGAAAATGGTAGATGTTTATAGTCGCCCTAAGAGTGATGTGGCAGTTGTGCCAGCCGAACTGGAACAAAAGGGTGGAGAAAGTGATAAGGAGTATATCAAGCGGCTAAAAGCATTCGTGGAGACACAGTGCTCTGAGATACAG aaacttcttggccgaaatgccACTTTGGCTGAGGATTTGGCAAGGACAGGTCATTCCCATCCTGAGCTTATGGCAGGCAGTGGCTCAGATAGAGTTCAGATAGAAACGCTTCGTAGAGATCTTCAGGAAGCATCTCAACGGGTAGAGATGCTGAAGGCAGAAAAAGCTAAGATTGAATCAGAGGCATTAATGTACCAGAATTTGGCAGGGAAGCTGGAGTCTGATCTCAAGAGTCTTTCAGATGCTTACAATAGTCTTGAACAGACCAATATCCACCTAGAAAAAGAGGCGAAAACTTTGAAGAGTGGAGGGACATCAACATCTCCCGATATCGGGGCAATAAAAGCTGAAGCTAGGGAAGAAGCCCAGAAGGAAAGCGAAGCAGAGCTGAATGATTTACTCGTGTGCCTCGGACAAGAGCAGAGCAAGGTGGAAAAGTTGAGTGCAAGGTTATCTGAATTAGGCGAGGATGTAGACAAACTGCTCGAAGGTATTGGAGACGATATGGCGCTTCCTGAAGATGAAGACGAAGAAGATTGA
- the LOC108460154 gene encoding golgin candidate 6 isoform X2 — protein MDLASRYKGVVGFVFGNENSNSSEDSYVERLLDRISNGVLAEDRRHAIAELQTIVAESRAGQLAFGAMGFPVLMGVLKEERDDVEMVRGALETLVSALTPIDHAKGPTNEVQPALMNTDLLSRESESISLLLSLLSEEDFYVRLQEAILSIPRGITRLMDMLMDREVIRNEALLLLTYLTREAEEIQKIVVFEGAFEKIFSIMKEEGGSDGGVVVQDCLELLNNLLRSNASNQVLLRETIGFDPLISILKLRGSSYSFTQQKTINLLSALETINLLMMGGSEADPQKDSNKITNKTVLAQKKLLDHLLMLGVESQWAPIALRCSALRCIGDLVAGHSKNLDALSSKVLGEERQVEPALNSILRIILRTSSMQEFIAADHVFKNFCEKNTDGQAMLASTLIPHPNSMTDASLEEDVNMSFGSMLLHGLALSESDGDLETCCRAASVITHILKDNSQCKEKVLQIELEAPMPSLGAPELLLHRIVRYLAVASSMKNKDGQPGYSYVQPIILKLLITWLADCPNAVQCFLDSRPHLTYLLELVSSTSSTVCVRGLAAVLLGECVIYNKSSENGKDGFTIADAISQKIGLTSYFLKFDEMQRSFIFSSVKPAQSHKPLTRSTTASMAEIEDDENDLTDQKNEDHPILTSVFDAQFVNFVKGLEVNIREKMVDVYSRPKSDVAVVPAELEQKGGESDKEYIKRLKAFVETQCSEIQKLLGRNATLAEDLARTGHSHPELMAGSGSDRVQIETLRRDLQEASQRVEMLKAEKAKIESEALMYQNLAGKLESDLKSLSDAYNSLEQTNIHLEKEAKTLKSGGTSTSPDIGAIKAEAREEAQKESEAELNDLLVCLGQEQSKVEKLSARLSELGEDVDKLLEGIGDDMALPEDEDEED, from the exons ATGGATTTGGCGTCTCGTTACAAG GGGGTTGTTGGGTTTGTTTTTGGCAATGAGAACTCTAATTCCAGTGAGGATAG TTATGTTGAACGGTTGCTCGACCGTATAAGCAATGGTGTCCTTGCGGAGGACCGGAGGCATGCTATTGCAGAGCTTCAGACCATTGTGGCTGAAAGCCGTGCTGGGCAGCTAGCTTTTGGAGCTATGG GTTTTCCTGTACTCATGGGTGTCTTAAAGGAAGAACGAGATGATGTTGAAATG GTTCGTGGTGCCCTTGAAACTCTTGTTAGTGCTTTGACACCTATTGATCATGCAAAAGGGCCTACAAATGAGGTTCAGCCAGCTTTAATGAATACTGATTTGCTTTCCCGAGAATCAGAGAGCATTTCTCTCCTACTAAGTTTGCTG TCTGAGGAGGATTTCTATGTGCG GTTACAGGAAGCCATTCTGTCTATTCCTCGTGGTATTACTCGACTTATGGATATGCTGATGGACCGTGAG GTTATACGTAATGAAGCCTTACTGCTTCTTACATACTTGACTCGTGAAGCTGAG GAGATTCAAAAGATTGTAGTCTTCGAAGGTGCATTTGAAAAAATTTTTAGTATCATGAAGGAGGAGGGAGGTTCTGATGGGGGTGTGGTTGTGCAG GATTGTCTTGAGTTGCTGAACAACCTTCTTCGCAGTAATGCCTCAAATCAG GTGCTACTAAGGGAGACTATAGGTTTTGATCCCTTAATATCAATCTTGAAACTAAGAGGAAGTTCCTACAGTTTTACTCAACAGAAG ACAATTAATTTACTCAGTGCGTTGGAAACTATTAATTTGTTGATGATGGGAGGCTCGGAAGCAGATCCTCAAAAAGATTCAAACAAGATCACTAATAAAACAGTCCTAGCTCAG AAGAAGTTATTGGACCATCTACTAATGCTGGGTGTTGAAAGCCAATGGGCTCCAATTGCTCTGCGCTGTTCG GCACTAAGGTGCATTGGTGATTTGGTTGCTGGGCATTCCAAGAATCTGGATGCCCTCTCCAGCAAAGTTCTTGGTGAGGAGCGACAAGTAGAACCTGCTTTGAATTCTATTCTCCGAATTATTCTGCGAACATCTAGTATGCAAGAGTTTATTGCAGCAGACCATGTTTTTAAGAACTTCTGTGAG AAAAACACGGATGGGCAAGCAATGTTAGCGTCCAcattaattccacatccaaattcaATGACTGATGCTTCTCTTGAGGAGGATGTGAACATGTCATTTGGAAG CATGCTTTTACATGGTCTTGCATTGAGTGAAAGCGATGGTGATCTGGAG ACTTGTTGCAGGGCTGCTAGTGTTATTACTCATATTCTTAAGGACAATAGTCAGTGTAAGGAAAAG GTTCTACAGATTGAGCTTGAAGCGCCAATGCCATCCTTAGGGGCTCCAGAGCTACTATTGCACCGAATTGTTAGGTACTTGGCAGTTGCATCTtcaatgaaaaataaagatgggCAGCCAGGTTACTCGTATGTTCAACCAATTATCTTGAAACTGCTCATCACTTGGCTAGCAGATTGCCCAAATGCAGTGCAATGCTTCTTAGATTCACGGCCCCACTTAACGTATCTGCTGGAGTTGGTGTCAAGTACATCATCAACTGTGTGCGTTAGGGGGTTGGCTGCAGTTCTCTTGGGAGAATGTGTGATTTACAATAAATCTAGTGAAAATGGAAAGGATGGTTTTACCATAGCTGATGCCATAAGCCAGAAAATTGGGCTTACATCCTACTTTCTGAAGTTTGATGAGATGCAGAGAAGCTTCATTTTCTCTTCAGTGAAGCCAGCTCAGTCCCATAAACCATTGACAAGATCAACTACTGCTAGTATGGCAGAGATTGAAGATGATGAGAATGATTTGACAGATCAAAAGAATGAAGATCATCCAATCCTCACATCGGTATTTGATGCTCAGTTCGTTAATTTTGTGAAAGGTTTGGAAGTTAATATTAGAGAGAAAATGGTAGATGTTTATAGTCGCCCTAAGAGTGATGTGGCAGTTGTGCCAGCCGAACTGGAACAAAAGGGTGGAGAAAGTGATAAGGAGTATATCAAGCGGCTAAAAGCATTCGTGGAGACACAGTGCTCTGAGATACAG aaacttcttggccgaaatgccACTTTGGCTGAGGATTTGGCAAGGACAGGTCATTCCCATCCTGAGCTTATGGCAGGCAGTGGCTCAGATAGAGTTCAGATAGAAACGCTTCGTAGAGATCTTCAGGAAGCATCTCAACGGGTAGAGATGCTGAAGGCAGAAAAAGCTAAGATTGAATCAGAGGCATTAATGTACCAGAATTTGGCAGGGAAGCTGGAGTCTGATCTCAAGAGTCTTTCAGATGCTTACAATAGTCTTGAACAGACCAATATCCACCTAGAAAAAGAGGCGAAAACTTTGAAGAGTGGAGGGACATCAACATCTCCCGATATCGGGGCAATAAAAGCTGAAGCTAGGGAAGAAGCCCAGAAGGAAAGCGAAGCAGAGCTGAATGATTTACTCGTGTGCCTCGGACAAGAGCAGAGCAAGGTGGAAAAGTTGAGTGCAAGGTTATCTGAATTAGGCGAGGATGTAGACAAACTGCTCGAAGGTATTGGAGACGATATGGCGCTTCCTGAAGATGAAGACGAAGAAGATTGA